Proteins found in one Magnolia sinica isolate HGM2019 chromosome 5, MsV1, whole genome shotgun sequence genomic segment:
- the LOC131247150 gene encoding serine/arginine-rich splicing factor SR45-like, with the protein MIGSKTQVDLMSILNGISLPVSAIPSLHAGNGVMEKRRSTVLHRRSPSPGIHYPLGRSRGRPPIRGVSQGWERVERNRQFIKGFRKSPPPTFSGAGRARISGGFTVFITNLPFDCSKADIGSIFGKYGKVMEVYQPTFPGSLKPRGYAFVRFSYEDDARVAIGVLNGKRIDGRLVTVQATILKTEPRKVSKAPTAPPPIPLAQNPHPTETFLRINPLSIPPNRQRQNLSCSQQTEHQSTSTARMSLALVGYTSHPSTLIIHLL; encoded by the coding sequence ATGatcggatccaagactcaagtggaccttaTGAGTATTTTGAATGGAATTTCCCTCCCGGTATCTGCTATCCCCTCTCTCCACGCCGGCAATGGCGTGATGGAGAAGCGACGATCCACAGTCCTGCACAGGCGTTCACCTTCGCCAGGTATTCACTACCCCCTAGGGAGAAGTAGAGGGAGACCTCCAATCAGGGGGGTTTCCCAAGGATGGGAAAGGGTTGAAAGGAATAGACAGTTCATTAAAGGGTTTAGGAAGTCCCCTCCCCCAACCTTCAGCGGTGCTGGGCGCGCCCGGATATCAGGCGGATTCACTGTCTTCATTACCAACCTGCCTTTTGACTGCTCCAAAGCAGACATTGGAAGCATCTTTGGGAAATATGGGAAGGTTATGGAAGTTTATCAACCCACATTCCCGGGTTCGTTGAAACCGAGAGGGTACGCATTCGTTAGATTCTCCTACGAAGATGATGCTCGCGTGGCTATTGGAGTTTTGAACGGTAAGAGGATAGATGGGAGGTTGGTCACAGTTCAAGCCACTATCCTTAAAACAGAACCTCGCAAGGTCAGCAAAGCTCCCACTGCCCCACCACCAATTCCACTAGCACAAAACCCTCATCCTACAGAGACATTCTTAAGGATAAACCCCCTCTCCATCCCTCCCAACCGTCAGAGACAGAATCTTTCCTGCTCACAGCAGACAGAGCATCAGTCGACCTCCACCGCAAGAATGTCTCTGGCTCTGGTTGGTTACACATCTCACCCTAGCACACTGATCATTCATCTGCTCTGA